The following proteins are co-located in the Pyricularia oryzae 70-15 chromosome 1, whole genome shotgun sequence genome:
- a CDS encoding hormone-sensitive lipase translates to MIDHVLGRPSTKSRRLQILAVLTFWTFYLSKGNKHGPPGLRYLSKLLTKRLTAWQTIVITMSYLYAARNFSTLVGLSAPEPLANMYEATYFRATWVLTALDAGFWTAMKIRNKWLRNICSIVFTVFYLFQAEAADERVRKVRSNLNIDYLRVSWNKGVTPYLSFLTRLVRPRYTRWPPRQIRIPRPSTSDFQEPVSGWLYFDGPLADLVHHNRIVLDVPGGGFVAMDPRCNDDRLMAWAGKTGIPILSLDYGKAPEYPYPYALNECYDVYTTIINSKGRCIGMSGTEVPKVIISGDSAGGNLATSTTLMIIESGSSPVRRFQGQTDLPLPDAVILFYPGLDMNIGNWMSDEQMTLIKDRRMRGTNRRVVHRKSMQYNHLVGTPHHSSDEDEGGSSDQVQQRSTGQPTIKIDTDVDDDATPTGPDDSRSPHPEFAHEGPSIWGKRQSRPNSEPQSPEVTQRKKQSTSHHSETMRTRLATSSMISYFNDRILTPEMMRAMIILYIGPHNRPDFSTDYLLSPVLAPDVLLAKFPKTYFCTGERDPLVDDTVIFSGRLRRVKAAVYASGGRRFEYQDTDSLAPGFNEKDVAETVLIPGISHGFMQFPSIYPPARKWIDQSARWIEEAFAAAEVRERESRRNSIATPNGGLRITNGEGRGLHSRADSSGDEFDKPLEMTVVRPRGRTASSGNADRRSYHRQQQERHQRPRGNSDGAQSQPQEGASSLSTNTLAPANGTSNGNGGKRRRGNGAKKEYKDGNLSRLASSDDLLGRRMQGLAGGLTGLIEEE, encoded by the exons ATGATAGACCACGTACTCGGGAGACCCTCGACCAAGTCGAGGCGACTCCAAATATTAGCCGTCTTGACGTTCTGGACATTCTACCTGTCAAA AGGGAACAAACATGGCCCACCTGGGCTTCGCTACTTGTCGAAGCTGCTCACCAAGCGGCTCACGGCTTGGCAAACGATTGTCATTACCATGTCATACCTATATGCGGCTCGCAACTTCAGCACGTTGGTGGGACTGTCGGCCCCCGAGCCACTCGCCAATATGTATGAGGCCACATACTTTAGAGCTACGTGGGTTCTTACGGCTCTCGACGCGGGCTTCTGGACCGCCATGAAGATTCGTAACAAGTGGTTGAGGAATATATGCAGCATCGTCTTCACCGTGTTCTACTTGTTCCAGGCCGAAGCGGCCGACGAACGGGTTCGAAAGGTTCGCAGCAACTTGAACATTGACTACCTCAGGGTCAGCTGGAATAAGGGTGTCACACCTTACCTGTCCTTCCTGACGAGGCTCGTGAGGCCGCGTTACACCCGCTGGCCCCCTCGGCAGATCAGGATTCCGCGACCCTCTACCAGTGACTTCCAGGAGCCCGTATCTGGCTGGCTTTATTTTGATGGGCCCTTGGCAGACCTAGTGCACCATAATCGTATCGTACTCGACGTGCCTGGCGGTgggtttgtagccatggatcCGCGATGCAACGACGACAGGCTGATGGCTTGGGCTGGCAAGACTGGCATACCAATCCTCAGCTTGGACTACGGCAAGGCTCCCGAGTACCCGTATCCATATGCATTGAACGAATGCTACGACGTTTACACTACCATCATCAACAGCAAGGGGCGCTGTATTGGAATGTCTGGCACCGAGGTCCCCAAGGTCATCATCAGTGGCGACAGTGCGGGCGGCAATCTCGCCACCTCGACGACGCTCATGATCATTGAGAGTGGAAGTTCACCCGTACGCCGCTTTCAGGGACAGACTGACCTGCCACTACCCGACGCTGTTATTCTCTTCTATCCTGGTCTTGACATGAACATTGGCAACTGGATGTCGGACGAGCAGATGACTCTGATAAAGGACCGGCGCATGCGTGGGACTAACCGCAGGGTCGTCCACCGAAAGAGCATGCAGTACAACCACCTGGTTGGCACGCCACACCACTccagcgacgaggatgaaggcGGTTCTTCGGACCAAGTACAGCAGCGAAGCACGGGGCAGCCTACAATTAAGATTGATACAGATGTCGATGACGACGCAACACCGACCGGGCCCGACGACTCGCGCAGTCCACACCCGGAATTTGCTCATGAGGGACCCAGCATTTGGGGTAAGCGCCAGTCTCGACCAAACTCGGAGCCACAGTCGCCGGAGGTCACCCAGCGCAAGAAGCAGAGCACATCGCATCATTCGGAAACAATGCGCACGAGACTTGCCACGTCATCCATGATCTCGTATTTCAACGATCGCATCCTGACGCCCGAAATGATGCGCGCCATGATCATTTTGTACATTGGACCCCACAACCGACCTGATTTCTCGACCGACTACCTTCTTTCTCCTGTTCTTGCGCCCGATGTCCTGCTGGCCAAGTTCCCGAAAACTTACTTTTGTACCGGCGAACGCGATCCACTGGTTGACGATACAGTCATATTCTCTGGCCGTCTCCGCCGCGTCAAGGCTGCCGTCTATGCCTCGGGAGGACGCAGGTTCGAATATCAAGACACCGACAGCCTAGCACCTGGTTTCAACGAGAAGGATGTGGCCGAGACGGTGCTCATCCCCGGGATATCACATGGCTTCATGCAGTTCCCCAGCATCTACCCGCCGGCCCGCAAGTGGATTGACCAGTCGGCCAGGTGGATCGAGGAGGCGTTTGCGGCCGCGGAAGTGCGCGAGCGAGAAAGCCGCAGGAACTCGATCGCCACGCCCAATGGCGGGCTGCGTATCACCAACGGCGAGGGCCGGGGTCTTCACTCACGGGCCGACAGCAGCGGGGACGAGTTTGACAAGCCTCTCGAGATGACGGTCGTGCGGCCACGGGGCCGGACTGCGAGCAGTGGGAACGCAGACCGTCGGTCGTACCATCGCCAGCAGCAGGAACGACACCAGAGGCCGAGGGGAAATAGCGATGGCGCTCAGTCACAGCCGCAGGAGGGCGCTTCTTCATTGAGCACCAACACCCTGGCGCCCGCCAATGGGACCAGCAATGGGAACGGAGGCAAGCGTAGGAGAGGGAATGGGGCAAAGAAGGAATACAAGGATGGAAATCTCAGCCGGCTGGCAAGCTCTGACGATTTACTAGGGAGAAGAATGCAGGGCCTTGCTGGAGGCTTGACGGGCTTGATTGAGGAGGAATGA